The Aquipuribacter hungaricus genomic sequence TGGGGGTCGCCGACGACGCAGACGTCGTCGCGCTCCCCGACCCACAGGTCGAGGAGGACCTGCTGCGCCGCCGAGACGTCCTGGTACTCGTCCACGGTGAACCAGCGGTACCGGGAGCGGACCTGCCGTGCGACGTCCTCGCGCTCGCGGAGCATGGCCGCCGTGAGCAGCAGGACGTCCTCGAAGTCCATCACCCCGCGGGCGGTCTTGGCGTCCTCGTAGGCCTCGACGAGCCGCGCGACGACCGCCGGGTCGTGGCCGGCGACCTCTGCCCTGCCGGCGGCGAGCGCCGCGGCCGGGTACGTGGCGGGGGTGAGCAGGCCGACCTTGGCCCACTCCAGCTCCGAGGACAGGTCGCGCACGGCGCTGCGGTCCACCCGCAGGCCGAGCCGTGCTGCGGCCTCGCCGACCACCGCGGCCTTGTGCTCCAGCAGCGGGGGCGCCGGGCCGCCGACCACCGAGGGCCAGAAGTGCTGGAGCTGGCGCAGCGCGGCGGCGTGGAAGGTGCGCGCCGTGGCGCGGCCGACCCCGAGGGCCCGCAGCCGTTCGCGCATCTCGCCGGCGGCGCGGGCGGTGAACGTCACCGCGAGGACCTGGTCCTCGGGCACGGCGCCGACGGCCACGGCGTGCGCGATGCGGTGGGTGATGGCCCGGGTCTTGCCCGTGCCGGCCCCGGCCACCACGCAGACCGGACCGCGGACCGCCTCCGCGACCGACCGCTGCTCGTCGTCGAGGGGGCGCAGCAGCGCCTCGGCGTCGGCGGGGGTCAGGACCACGCCCCCATCGTCCCAGCCCGGGGACGCGGCCGGGTCGCCCGGCGGCCGTCCTGGGGAACACCGCGGGCGGGCTCCCTGTTGTGGACGGACGAGCACCGCACCCCGACCGACCCGGACACCGAGGAGACACCCGTGCAGGCACCCGCAGCTGGGACCGTGACCATGTACTCGACCACCTGGTGCGGGTACTGCCGTCGCCTGAAGTCGCAGATGGACCGCGAGGGCATCGCCTACACCGAGGTCAACATCGAGGACGTCCCCGACGCCGCCGAGTTCGTCATGCAGGTCAACGGCGGCAACCAGA encodes the following:
- a CDS encoding ATP-dependent helicase, whose amino-acid sequence is MVLTPADAEALLRPLDDEQRSVAEAVRGPVCVVAGAGTGKTRAITHRIAHAVAVGAVPEDQVLAVTFTARAAGEMRERLRALGVGRATARTFHAAALRQLQHFWPSVVGGPAPPLLEHKAAVVGEAAARLGLRVDRSAVRDLSSELEWAKVGLLTPATYPAAALAAGRAEVAGHDPAVVARLVEAYEDAKTARGVMDFEDVLLLTAAMLREREDVARQVRSRYRWFTVDEYQDVSAAQQVLLDLWVGERDDVCVVGDPHQTIYSFAGADSSLLGGFAAAHPGATVVHLVRSYRSRPAVVELGNAVLAPATGRAAPRLRAVRPAAHEEAAAP
- a CDS encoding mycoredoxin, whose translation is MYSTTWCGYCRRLKSQMDREGIAYTEVNIEDVPDAAEFVMQVNGGNQTVPTVLFPDGSAATNPSLAEVRSRLAA